DNA sequence from the Methanothermobacter thermautotrophicus genome:
GATGCCGTTAAGAGGTACAGGAGGATACAGTTCGAGGCAAGGACCTATTCGCCTGACCTGAGGCTCTCGGAGGATGAACTGCGTGATGTGAGGATCCAGAGGATGCACACCCTCCTCCATGAGGCCGGCCTCGGGGACGCCAGCGGGAGGCTGAACCGGGAACTCAGGGAGGACCTTGAGGTGATGGAGGAGGTTAAGAGGGAACTCTTCGGGGATGTTCCTGTTAACCTCGTCCTCTGGGACGTTGCACTCTACTACCTTGGCACATCCCTGGACAGGAGGTCGAAGCACTCAGGGCCCTTCCCAAACCTTCGGCCGGTACTTGACAGGAGCCAGGTGAGGACCTTCGATGAGATCAGCAGGGAAGCCGTGGAACTCCTCAACACCTGCTGGGATGGGGGGATGGTCTACATCGATAACCTTGGGGATGTTCTCCTTAAGAAGTTTGAGATAGAGGAGAAGATGAAGGGACTCCACATGAAACCGAACCCCCTCGCCTTCGGTGCCGCTGTGCTCCACATGGAGGGTGGGGTTGACATTGAAACCTGCGCTGAGATCTTCCAGGTAAGGGTGGAGGAGGTTCTTGAGGAGAAAAGGAACATAGAAAACCTTGGTAAACCCTCAACTGACCGTGCGAAGATGTTCCTGAATCTCATAAAAGGTGATTGATCCCATGGCAGAGAAAATTCATGTGAATCAGCCGCTGACTTCAAGGAGGATAATAGAGCTCCTTGAGAAGAACCCTGACCTCAAGGAGATCACCTGCCCAATAAGCCTCTATCACCGGACCTCAGGGAAGTACCTTGATGCCCTTGAGGAACTTGGAGTTAAGGTGAAGCCTGTTAAGAGAATGGGGAGACCGCGGAAGTACACGGATAAGGATGTTAAGCTCGTTCAGAGCCTCCTAATGGAGGGAAAAACTCCCAAACAGATCTCAGGGATTACCAACATACCCCTCAAAACGGTGTACTACCTCAAGGGTG
Encoded proteins:
- a CDS encoding DUF1699 family protein produces the protein MAEKIHVNQPLTSRRIIELLEKNPDLKEITCPISLYHRTSGKYLDALEELGVKVKPVKRMGRPRKYTDKDVKLVQSLLMEGKTPKQISGITNIPLKTVYYLKGDIKLKRGKKRKYDKNTRLRVREMARSGVPARKISKDLGIPLRTVYYILKNG